The following proteins come from a genomic window of Lolium rigidum isolate FL_2022 chromosome 5, APGP_CSIRO_Lrig_0.1, whole genome shotgun sequence:
- the LOC124652602 gene encoding cilia- and flagella-associated protein 91-like, with amino-acid sequence MSRALAIVAALLLAAAAVAPLADAASSAESIPFAKEVAGGASAVEDAGAQGAAAFAGAGQTAASVVDPDPSSGIKADPSPARR; translated from the coding sequence ATGTCTCGCGCACTCGCCATTGTCGCGGCCCTCctgctggccgccgccgcggtgGCGCCGCTCGCCGACGCGGCCAGCAGCGCCGAGTCCATCCCCTTCGCCAAGGAGGTCGCCGGGGGCGCCAGCGCGGTCGAGGATGCCGGTGCGCAGGGCGCCGCCGCTTTCGCCGGCGCCGGCCAGACCGCCGCGTCGGTGGTCGACCCCGACCCGTCCAGCGGCATCAAGGCCGACCCGTCGCCGGCCAGACGCTAG
- the LOC124651635 gene encoding fasciclin-like arabinogalactan protein 1 yields the protein MHLAAAILCVALVLPLAAAAAGKATAPAAPPNVTAAMVKGGCKAFAALIASTPDAASTYASAAGGGMTVFCPSDDAVAAFAPRYKNLTADGKASLLLFHAVPVYYSPGSLKSNNGVMNTLATDGAAKNYNFTLQNEGNVVTIKTGASGGVARVKATVLDADPVAVYAVDRVVQPVELFKPAPSPTSAPAPAPAADAPKAGKGAHARHRATPVVADAPGPDADDAPPADQKKGSQKNAAAGGAPRSRWFAAALAAVAVASTLA from the coding sequence ATGCATCTCGCCGCCGCCATCCTCTGCGTCGCACTAGTGCTCCCcctcgcggcggccgcggcgggcaAGGCGACCGCACCCGCGGCCCCGCCGAACGTGACGGCGGCCATGGTGAAGGGCGGCTGCAAGGCCTTCGCAGCCCTGATCGCGTCCACCCCGGACGCGGCCTCCACCTACGCGTCGGCCGCGGGCGGCGGCATGACGGTGTTCTGCCCGTCCGACGACGCCGTCGCGGCGTTCGCGCCCAGGTACAAGAACCTGACCGCCGACGGCAAGGCGTCGCTGCTGCTGTTCCACGCCGTGCCGGTGTACTACTCCCCGGGCAGCCTCAAGTCCAACAACGGCGTGATGAACACGCTGGCCACCGACGGCGCCGCCAAGAACTACAACTTCACGCTGCAGAACGAGGGCAACGTGGTCACCATCAAGACGGGCGCGTCGGGCGGCGTCGCGCGGGTGAAGGCCACGGTCCTGGACGCCGACCCCGTCGCCGTGTACGCCGTCGACAGGGTGGTCCAGCCGGTGGAGCTGTTCAAGCCGGCGCCGTCCCCGACGTCGGCCCCCGCGCCTGCCCCGGCCGCCGACGCGCCCAAGGCCGGCAAGGGCGCCCACGCGCGCCACCGGGCCACGCCCGTCGTCGCGGACGCGCCGGGGCCTGACGCCGACGACGCTCCCCCGGCCGACCAGAAGAAGGGCTCCCAGAAGAACGCGGCTGCTGGGGGCGCGCCGCGCTCCCGGTGGTTCGCCGCCGCGCTGGCGGCCGTCGCCGTGGCCTCCACGCTTGCATAG
- the LOC124652246 gene encoding 30S ribosomal protein S6-like — MARRTAFALALLLLVAVAVAPLAKAKKSAKTEEKAADAPEADAPAADAPAEGPSDGPAGAPGPSEGISGLSDDDDNDD, encoded by the coding sequence ATGGCCCGCCGCACAGCCTTCGCTCTCgccctgctgctcctcgtcgccgtgGCCGTCGCGCCACTGGCCAAggccaagaaatctgccaagacggAGGAGAAGGCCGCCGACGCCCCTGAAGCTGACGCGCCGGCCGCGGACGCGCCCGCTGAGGGTCCATCGGATGGACCGGCGGGCGCCCCCGGCCCCTCTGAGGGCATCTCCGGCCTCTCGGACGATGACGACAACGACGACTGA